In Acidimicrobiales bacterium, a single window of DNA contains:
- the secG gene encoding preprotein translocase subunit SecG, with translation MFVLTAILQAVSGLGLIFLVLLHSGKGGGLSDMFGGGVGAQTAGSTVVEQNLDRITIVTALVFVFTTVALSLQF, from the coding sequence AAGCCGTTTCAGGCCTTGGTCTGATCTTTTTAGTTCTCCTGCATAGCGGTAAAGGCGGAGGCCTTTCTGACATGTTCGGTGGAGGTGTTGGTGCACAAACTGCCGGCTCAACAGTCGTAGAACAAAACCTTGACAGAATCACCATTGTCACAGCTTTAGTATTTGTATTTACCACTGTGGCGCTCTCTTTACAGTTCTAA